In one window of Campylobacter coli DNA:
- a CDS encoding RNA polymerase factor sigma-54 — MLRQKITQAPKTKISQTLRSWLPILQANIEDLKENLDKFAEENPFLSVQEPIQTHEHNKNYFDSFYKRNVNSAFVDNKGFATKSVYELLSEQIIPPLFPTNKSQELAGKIIECLNHEGYFEYDEEILKDYDINEIERIRARFKFLDPVGVGAKDYKEAFLFALENIELDAELYDFCKMLIQDFENIQNYTKESLYKEALAIFKRFSIPPFLEYFEDSRVIIPDIFVYRENNEIKVKINDDYYPEISIETDGLNHEYLNHYIKEAKNLVDALTMRKATLYKIGLMIVEYQYDFFMGKDIKPMTFKDLALDLERNASTISRAVANKYLSCDRGLIPLRDFFAFALDEEGETSNVGVKDFVANLVKNENRLKPLSDSKILELIKKEFKVDIGRRTITKYRKHLNIPSSTDRKKLYELEG, encoded by the coding sequence ATGTTAAGGCAAAAGATTACCCAAGCTCCTAAAACCAAGATTTCTCAAACTCTGCGTTCATGGTTGCCTATATTACAAGCAAATATAGAAGATTTAAAAGAAAATTTAGATAAATTTGCCGAGGAAAATCCTTTTTTAAGTGTTCAAGAACCCATTCAAACCCACGAGCATAATAAGAATTATTTTGATTCTTTTTATAAACGCAATGTAAATTCAGCATTTGTGGACAATAAAGGTTTTGCCACAAAAAGTGTATATGAACTTTTAAGCGAACAGATTATACCTCCTCTTTTTCCTACAAATAAATCCCAAGAACTTGCAGGTAAAATCATAGAATGCTTAAATCATGAGGGATATTTTGAATACGATGAAGAAATTTTAAAAGATTATGATATAAATGAAATAGAGCGCATAAGAGCAAGATTTAAATTTCTTGATCCTGTGGGAGTGGGGGCAAAAGATTATAAAGAAGCGTTTTTATTTGCATTAGAAAATATAGAACTTGATGCAGAGCTTTATGATTTTTGTAAAATGCTTATTCAAGATTTTGAAAATATACAAAATTATACTAAAGAGTCCTTGTATAAAGAGGCATTAGCGATTTTTAAGCGTTTTAGTATACCGCCTTTTTTGGAGTATTTTGAAGATTCTCGCGTTATTATACCTGATATCTTTGTTTATAGGGAAAATAATGAAATCAAGGTAAAAATTAATGATGATTATTATCCTGAAATTTCTATTGAAACTGATGGTTTAAATCATGAATATTTAAATCACTACATAAAAGAAGCAAAAAATTTAGTCGATGCTTTAACGATGAGAAAAGCAACGCTTTATAAAATAGGACTTATGATAGTAGAATATCAATATGATTTTTTCATGGGTAAAGATATTAAACCTATGACTTTTAAAGATCTAGCTCTTGATTTAGAGCGTAATGCTTCAACCATTTCAAGGGCAGTGGCAAATAAATATCTAAGTTGCGATAGGGGACTTATCCCTTTGCGTGATTTTTTTGCTTTTGCGCTTGATGAAGAGGGCGAGACTTCAAATGTCGGTGTTAAGGACTTTGTCGCAAATTTAGTTAAAAATGAAAATCGTTTAAAGCCTTTAAGCGATAGTAAAATTCTAGAATTGATCAAAAAAGAATTTAAAGTCGATATAGGACGACGCACTATTACTAAATATCGTAAACACTTAAATATACCAAGTTCAACAGATAGAAAAAAATTATACGAACTTGAAGGATAA
- a CDS encoding argininosuccinate synthase gives MKNEVKKVVLAYSGGLDTSIILKWLQDEYKCEVVTFTADIGQGEELEPARKKALSLGIKEENVFIKDLREEFVKDYVFPMFRANTIYEGEYLLGTSIARPLIAKTQAQIALQTGADAVSHGATGKGNDQVRFELGYLAFNPDLKIIAPWREWDLNSREKLLAYAQKHGIDISKKKGKSPYSMDANLLHISYEGLVLEDPAHAPEEDMWRWSKSPKEAPNESEIIELDFQKGDLVAINGEHLSPAGLLSKLNELGAKHGIGRLDIVENRYVGMKSRGCYETPGGTILLKAHRAIESITLDREAAHLKDELMPKYASLIYNGYWFSPERMMLQALIDESQKHANGRVKLELYKGNVMVIGRESANDSLFNAAYCTFEEDEVYNQKDAAGFIKLNALRFIIAGKNGRKF, from the coding sequence ATGAAAAATGAAGTAAAAAAAGTCGTTTTGGCATATTCTGGCGGACTTGATACAAGTATTATTTTAAAATGGCTTCAAGATGAATACAAATGCGAAGTAGTAACTTTTACAGCAGATATTGGACAAGGTGAAGAGCTTGAACCTGCTAGAAAAAAAGCTCTTTCATTGGGGATTAAAGAAGAAAATGTTTTCATTAAAGATTTAAGAGAAGAATTTGTTAAAGATTATGTATTTCCTATGTTTAGAGCCAATACCATTTATGAAGGTGAATACTTACTTGGAACTAGCATAGCAAGACCTTTGATTGCAAAAACTCAAGCGCAAATTGCTCTACAAACAGGTGCTGATGCGGTAAGTCATGGAGCTACAGGTAAAGGAAATGATCAAGTGCGTTTTGAATTAGGCTATCTAGCTTTTAATCCTGATTTAAAAATCATCGCTCCTTGGCGCGAATGGGATTTAAACAGCCGTGAAAAACTCTTAGCTTATGCACAAAAACATGGCATTGATATTTCTAAGAAAAAAGGAAAATCCCCTTATTCTATGGATGCAAATTTACTTCATATTTCTTACGAGGGACTTGTTTTAGAAGATCCTGCGCACGCGCCTGAAGAGGATATGTGGAGATGGAGCAAAAGCCCAAAAGAAGCGCCAAATGAAAGTGAAATTATAGAACTTGATTTTCAAAAGGGAGATTTAGTTGCGATCAATGGAGAGCATTTAAGTCCTGCTGGGCTTTTAAGCAAACTTAACGAGCTTGGTGCAAAACATGGCATAGGACGCCTTGATATAGTAGAAAATCGCTATGTGGGAATGAAAAGTCGTGGCTGCTATGAAACACCAGGAGGAACTATACTCTTAAAAGCACACCGTGCTATTGAAAGTATTACACTAGATAGAGAAGCTGCGCATTTAAAAGATGAGCTTATGCCAAAATATGCAAGTTTGATTTATAATGGCTATTGGTTCTCACCTGAAAGAATGATGCTTCAAGCCCTAATCGATGAATCTCAAAAACATGCCAATGGTAGAGTAAAACTTGAACTTTATAAAGGCAATGTAATGGTTATAGGCCGAGAAAGTGCTAATGATAGCTTATTTAATGCAGCTTATTGCACCTTTGAAGAAGATGAAGTATACAATCAAAAAGACGCAGCAGGTTTTATCAAACTGAATGCTTTACGTTTTATTATCGCGGGAAAAAACGGAAGAAAATTTTAA
- a CDS encoding type II secretion system protein, with protein MKKAFTLLELIFVILILGILASLSFSFANQNKNNAKLLKLKIDYEMLNSALALMRTQVELKQISAFSPNLDEAKINTQKEKLFYCQASQNCTYSLLHAPIYSNLNAWMKTAPNRYRFFLNAKEWVDFFYNADFAILECLSEKYCKELL; from the coding sequence ATGAAAAAGGCTTTTACTCTTTTAGAGCTTATTTTTGTGATATTGATTTTAGGGATATTGGCAAGTTTAAGCTTCTCTTTTGCCAATCAAAATAAAAATAATGCGAAATTATTAAAATTGAAAATAGACTATGAAATGCTAAATTCAGCTTTAGCTCTTATGCGTACTCAAGTTGAACTCAAACAAATCAGTGCTTTTTCTCCTAATCTTGATGAAGCAAAAATCAATACTCAAAAAGAAAAGTTATTTTATTGTCAAGCTAGTCAAAATTGCACTTATTCTTTACTCCATGCACCTATTTACTCTAATTTAAATGCTTGGATGAAAACAGCACCTAATCGATATAGATTTTTTTTAAATGCAAAAGAATGGGTTGATTTTTTTTATAATGCTGATTTTGCTATTTTAGAATGTCTTAGTGAAAAATATTGTAAAGAATTATTATGA
- the lptB gene encoding LPS export ABC transporter ATP-binding protein: MSKLEIVNLEKIIKKTKIIQGISLELNSGEVVGLLGPNGAGKTTTFYMICGLIAPSSGKVLLDGLDITKEPLNKRARLGIGYLPQESSIFKDLSVEDNLLLAAQIFYKDKKILHEKVEQMLELLSIEPIRLRKGLSLSGGERRRCEIARSLMCEPKFLLLDEPFAGVDPIAVAEIQSLINELKKLDIGILITDHNVRETLAICDRAYVIRSGSLLASGNAEEIANNKDVKKYYLGAEFKLLD, encoded by the coding sequence ATGAGTAAATTAGAAATTGTAAATTTAGAAAAAATTATTAAAAAAACAAAGATTATCCAAGGTATATCCTTAGAACTAAATAGTGGTGAAGTTGTTGGACTTTTAGGACCTAATGGAGCGGGAAAAACAACTACATTTTATATGATATGTGGACTTATAGCTCCAAGTAGCGGAAAAGTGCTTTTAGATGGTTTGGATATTACTAAAGAGCCTTTAAATAAACGAGCAAGGCTGGGCATAGGTTACTTACCTCAAGAAAGCAGCATTTTTAAGGATTTAAGCGTTGAAGATAATTTGCTTTTAGCTGCTCAAATTTTTTACAAAGATAAGAAAATTTTACATGAAAAAGTGGAGCAAATGCTCGAACTTTTAAGTATAGAACCTATTCGTTTAAGAAAAGGTTTGAGCTTAAGTGGCGGGGAAAGAAGGCGGTGTGAAATCGCAAGATCTTTGATGTGTGAGCCTAAATTTTTGCTTCTTGATGAGCCTTTTGCTGGAGTGGATCCTATCGCGGTAGCTGAAATTCAAAGTCTTATCAATGAGCTTAAAAAGCTTGATATTGGAATTTTAATTACCGATCATAATGTTCGTGAAACTTTGGCAATTTGTGATAGAGCTTATGTGATAAGATCAGGCTCTTTGCTCGCAAGCGGAAATGCTGAAGAAATAGCAAATAATAAAGATGTTAAAAAATACTATTTAGGAGCGGAGTTTAAACTCCTTGATTGA
- a CDS encoding RNA-binding S4 domain-containing protein: protein MRVDKFLNAVNITKRRAISEDMCRSGVVGINGVIVKASKEVKVGDIITLHFTDYTQEYKVLALPTTKNIPKNAQSEYVVKL from the coding sequence ATGAGAGTAGATAAATTTTTAAATGCGGTTAATATTACTAAAAGAAGAGCTATTTCTGAGGATATGTGTAGAAGTGGTGTAGTGGGGATTAATGGAGTGATAGTGAAAGCGAGCAAAGAGGTTAAAGTAGGAGATATTATCACTTTGCATTTTACTGATTATACGCAAGAATATAAGGTTTTGGCTTTACCTACTACTAAAAATATTCCAAAAAATGCACAAAGCGAGTATGTGGTGAAATTATGA
- the tsaE gene encoding tRNA (adenosine(37)-N6)-threonylcarbamoyltransferase complex ATPase subunit type 1 TsaE yields MKEFVLAKDELKTMLQTLPKQGVVLLQGELASGKTSLVQAWVSFLNLDEKVDSPTFSIMQKYENQDICVYHYDIYQEGLEGLLKNGLFENFFEEGLHLVEWGDENLKKALLKLGIPTLEIKISVEDNKRKYVIHE; encoded by the coding sequence ATGAAAGAATTTGTTTTAGCCAAAGATGAATTAAAAACAATGCTCCAAACTTTACCAAAGCAAGGTGTTGTTTTATTGCAAGGAGAATTAGCCAGTGGTAAAACAAGCCTAGTGCAAGCTTGGGTGAGCTTTTTAAATTTAGATGAGAAAGTAGATTCTCCCACCTTTTCTATCATGCAAAAATATGAAAATCAAGATATATGTGTTTATCATTATGATATATATCAAGAGGGTTTGGAAGGACTTTTAAAAAATGGTTTGTTTGAGAATTTTTTTGAAGAGGGCTTGCATTTGGTTGAATGGGGGGATGAGAATTTAAAAAAAGCTTTGCTAAAACTTGGAATTCCTACCTTGGAAATAAAAATCAGTGTAGAAGATAATAAAAGAAAGTATGTAATTCATGAGTAA
- the hslV gene encoding ATP-dependent protease subunit HslV, translating to MFHATTILAYKGKNKSVIGGDGQVSFGNTVLKGNAVKIRKLNNGKVLAGFAGSTADAFNLFDMFENLLQSSKGDLLKAAIDFSKEWRKDKYLRKLEAMMLVLDRNHIFLLSGTGDVVEPEDGQIAAIGSGGNYALSAARALAKHANLDEEELVKSSLQIAGEICIYTNTNIKTYVIEDEK from the coding sequence ATGTTTCATGCAACAACTATTTTAGCTTACAAAGGCAAAAACAAATCCGTAATCGGCGGAGATGGTCAAGTAAGCTTTGGTAATACTGTTTTAAAAGGTAATGCAGTAAAAATAAGAAAACTCAATAATGGCAAAGTTTTAGCAGGTTTTGCAGGATCAACAGCCGATGCTTTTAATCTTTTTGATATGTTTGAAAATCTACTTCAAAGTTCTAAGGGTGATCTTTTAAAAGCAGCGATTGATTTTTCTAAAGAATGGCGAAAGGATAAATATCTAAGAAAACTCGAAGCTATGATGCTAGTACTTGATAGAAATCATATTTTCTTACTTTCGGGCACAGGCGATGTAGTCGAGCCTGAAGATGGACAAATCGCTGCCATAGGAAGCGGTGGAAATTACGCGCTTTCAGCAGCTAGAGCTTTAGCAAAACATGCAAATTTAGATGAAGAAGAACTGGTTAAATCAAGCCTTCAAATCGCAGGTGAAATTTGCATTTATACCAATACCAATATAAAAACTTATGTAATTGAGGATGAAAAATGA
- a CDS encoding anaerobic C4-dicarboxylate transporter: MDFLTSLDESIQFLIQIIIVLICLFYGAKKGGIALGLLGGIGILMLVFAFHIKPGKPAIDVMLTILAVVVASATLQASGGLDVMLQIAERILRRNPKFLTILAPFVTCFLTILCGTGHVVYTIMPIIYDIAIKNGIRPERPMAAASISSQMGIIASPVSVAVVSLTALLLNAEHKLAGFDGYINLLQITIPSTLFGVLCVGIFSWFRGKDLDKDEVFQEKLKDPEFKKYVYGDSKTLLGVQLPKSNWIAMWIFLGAIALVALLGIFDSLRPNWGQVVKNGIPQVDALGNPKMDVLSMVSVIQMFMLLAGSLIIIFTKTDAKKIGSNEIFKSGMIALVAVFGISWMADTMFAVHTPMMKKALGDVVVDYPWTYAIMLLLISKFVNSQAAAIAAFVPLALGIGVEPGVIVAFAAACYGYYILPTYPSDLATIQFDRSGTTHIGKFVINHSFILPGLIGVISSCVAGYFLALIAGYL, encoded by the coding sequence ATGGACTTTTTAACCAGTCTAGATGAGAGTATTCAGTTTTTAATACAAATCATCATTGTTTTAATTTGTCTTTTTTACGGTGCGAAAAAAGGTGGTATAGCCCTTGGCTTACTTGGAGGTATAGGTATTTTAATGCTTGTTTTTGCTTTTCATATAAAGCCTGGAAAGCCTGCTATAGATGTAATGCTTACTATCTTAGCTGTGGTCGTTGCAAGTGCGACTTTACAAGCAAGCGGTGGTCTTGATGTGATGCTTCAAATAGCTGAAAGAATTTTAAGACGCAATCCTAAATTCTTAACCATTTTAGCTCCTTTTGTAACTTGCTTTTTAACCATACTTTGTGGGACAGGACATGTGGTTTATACTATCATGCCTATTATTTATGACATAGCGATTAAAAATGGAATTCGTCCAGAACGCCCTATGGCAGCAGCTTCTATATCTTCGCAAATGGGTATTATTGCAAGTCCTGTTTCTGTTGCAGTTGTGAGTTTAACAGCTTTGCTTTTAAATGCAGAGCATAAATTAGCAGGTTTTGATGGCTACATCAATCTTCTTCAAATTACTATACCTAGTACGCTTTTTGGTGTTTTATGTGTGGGAATTTTTTCTTGGTTTAGGGGAAAGGATTTGGATAAAGATGAAGTTTTTCAAGAAAAACTTAAAGATCCTGAATTTAAAAAATATGTTTATGGCGATTCTAAAACACTTTTAGGTGTTCAGCTTCCAAAAAGCAATTGGATTGCAATGTGGATTTTCTTAGGAGCTATTGCATTGGTGGCTTTATTGGGTATATTTGATTCTTTACGCCCAAATTGGGGACAAGTTGTAAAAAATGGTATCCCTCAAGTAGATGCTTTAGGCAATCCTAAAATGGATGTTTTATCTATGGTCTCAGTGATTCAAATGTTCATGCTTTTAGCGGGCTCTTTGATTATTATCTTTACTAAAACAGATGCGAAAAAAATCGGTTCAAATGAGATTTTTAAATCCGGTATGATAGCTCTTGTTGCAGTTTTTGGAATTTCTTGGATGGCTGATACTATGTTTGCTGTTCATACTCCTATGATGAAAAAAGCTCTTGGAGATGTGGTTGTAGATTATCCTTGGACTTATGCAATCATGCTTTTACTTATTTCAAAATTTGTAAACTCTCAAGCAGCAGCTATTGCGGCTTTTGTTCCTTTAGCTTTAGGAATAGGTGTTGAGCCAGGTGTTATCGTGGCTTTTGCAGCAGCTTGCTATGGGTATTATATTTTACCAACTTATCCAAGCGACTTAGCTACTATACAATTTGATAGATCAGGTACAACTCATATAGGCAAATTTGTTATCAATCATAGTTTTATTTTACCAGGTCTTATAGGTGTGATTAGTTCTTGTGTTGCGGGATATTTCTTAGCTTTAATAGCGGGATATCTTTAA
- the rplI gene encoding 50S ribosomal protein L9: MKVLLIKDVKALGKAGEIKEVKDGYGQNFLIAKGFAKAATNEVLRKYESDKKKEAENLRFELANLEKLKEELSKVTLEISKPVGANGSLFGGVTKDEIAHALKEQTHIEIDKKSLECDTLKSLGTHEVSVKLGHAIHAKFNINIKAE, from the coding sequence ATGAAAGTATTATTAATCAAAGATGTTAAAGCTCTTGGAAAAGCAGGTGAAATCAAAGAAGTAAAAGATGGTTATGGTCAAAATTTTCTCATTGCTAAAGGCTTTGCTAAGGCAGCAACAAATGAGGTTTTAAGAAAATACGAAAGCGACAAGAAAAAAGAAGCGGAGAATTTACGCTTTGAGCTTGCAAACTTAGAAAAACTAAAAGAAGAGCTTAGTAAAGTTACGCTTGAAATTTCAAAGCCTGTAGGAGCTAATGGAAGTTTATTTGGTGGGGTAACTAAAGATGAAATTGCCCATGCTTTAAAAGAGCAAACCCATATAGAAATCGATAAAAAAAGCTTGGAGTGCGATACCCTAAAAAGCCTTGGCACTCATGAAGTCAGCGTTAAATTAGGTCATGCTATCCATGCAAAATTTAATATAAACATAAAGGCTGAATAA
- the hslU gene encoding ATP-dependent protease ATPase subunit HslU: protein MNLTPKEIVKFLDDYVIGQKKAKKIIAIALRNRYRRMQLSPELQDDIVPKNILMIGSTGVGKTEIARRLAKMMGFPFIKIEASKYTEVGFVGRDVESMVRDLANAALNLVKNEQREKNKDKIDEFIENKILEKLLPPLPKGISDEKQEEYKNSLEKMRTKLRNGDLDESVIEIEISQSMFDTNPNLPPEMGAMQDIVKVIGVGSKKVKKEMKIKDAKNALKNEAGEKILDQESIKSEALKRAENEGIIFIDEIDKIAVSSGNSNRQDPSKEGVQRDLLPIVEGSSVQTKIGTLKTDHILFIAAGAFHLSKPSDLIPELQGRFPLRVELDSLDDKALYEILTRPKNSLLKQYEQLLKTENLELEFDDEAIKEIAKIASKANEEMQDIGARRLHTVIEKLLEDLSFEADEYAGKKFVVDKKMVEEKLGDIIENKDLARYIL, encoded by the coding sequence ATGAATTTAACTCCTAAAGAAATCGTTAAATTTTTAGATGATTATGTCATAGGACAAAAAAAAGCTAAAAAAATTATAGCAATAGCTCTAAGAAACCGCTATCGTAGAATGCAACTCAGCCCTGAACTCCAAGATGATATAGTGCCAAAAAATATCCTTATGATAGGATCAACAGGTGTGGGCAAAACTGAAATTGCAAGGCGTTTGGCTAAGATGATGGGCTTTCCTTTTATCAAAATCGAAGCAAGTAAATACACAGAAGTAGGCTTTGTAGGTCGCGATGTAGAAAGTATGGTAAGAGATCTTGCAAATGCAGCTTTAAATTTGGTAAAAAATGAACAAAGAGAAAAAAATAAAGATAAAATCGATGAATTTATAGAAAATAAAATTTTAGAAAAACTTCTTCCCCCTTTGCCTAAAGGTATCAGTGATGAAAAACAAGAAGAGTATAAAAATAGCCTTGAAAAAATGAGAACAAAACTTAGAAATGGGGATTTAGATGAAAGTGTGATAGAGATAGAAATTTCACAAAGCATGTTTGATACAAATCCTAATTTACCACCTGAAATGGGAGCAATGCAAGATATAGTTAAAGTTATAGGCGTTGGCAGTAAAAAAGTCAAAAAAGAAATGAAAATTAAAGATGCCAAAAATGCTCTTAAAAATGAAGCTGGAGAGAAAATTTTAGATCAAGAAAGTATCAAAAGTGAAGCTTTAAAAAGAGCAGAAAATGAAGGAATTATTTTTATAGATGAGATTGATAAAATTGCAGTTTCAAGCGGAAATTCAAATCGTCAAGATCCAAGCAAAGAGGGTGTGCAAAGAGATTTACTTCCTATAGTTGAAGGCTCAAGTGTGCAAACAAAAATCGGCACTTTAAAAACTGATCATATCCTTTTTATAGCAGCAGGAGCTTTCCATCTTAGCAAACCAAGCGATTTAATCCCTGAACTTCAAGGTCGCTTCCCTTTAAGGGTGGAGCTAGATAGTCTTGATGATAAAGCACTTTATGAAATTTTAACACGCCCTAAAAATTCACTTTTAAAACAATACGAACAACTTTTAAAAACTGAAAATTTAGAACTTGAATTTGATGATGAAGCGATCAAAGAGATTGCAAAAATTGCTTCTAAGGCTAATGAAGAAATGCAAGATATAGGCGCTAGACGCTTGCATACGGTTATAGAAAAATTGCTCGAAGATCTAAGTTTTGAAGCAGATGAATATGCGGGTAAAAAATTCGTAGTTGATAAAAAAATGGTAGAAGAAAAACTCGGAGATATTATAGAAAATAAAGATCTTGCAAGGTATATTTTGTGA
- the uvrB gene encoding excinuclease ABC subunit UvrB gives MLELTSDFKPSPDQKQAIQGIVKSIKKGNKYQTLLGVTGSGKTFTMANVIKELNMPTLIMSHNKSLCAQLYSEFKGFFSNNHVEYFISYYDYYQPEAYIPRTDVFIEKDSSTNEDLERLRLSATASLLSYEDVVCIASVSANYGLGNPNEYIGMVLIFELGMQISQKELLKKLVDMGYKRNDNFFDRADFRVQGDIIDIYPAYYEDEVVRLEFFGDELDAMYHYNVLENKKGKDLKRFILYPTSQFSVGETRLKQAIKDIKIELNERLAQFEHENKLVEYQRLKQRVEFDLEMLTSTGMCKGVENYARHLTGLKEGDTPYTLFDYFAIKNRKFLVIVDESHVSLPQFRGMFAGDRSRKQTLVDYGFRLPSALDNRPLMFDEFIHKDCQFLFVSATPAPLELELSKENIFHQIMRPTGLLDPLIELKDSDNQVEILFDEAKKVIQRNERVLVTVLTKKLAEELTRYYLELGIKVKYMHSDIDAIERNEIIRGLRSGAFDMLIGINLLREGLDLPEVSLIAIMDADKEGFLRSTTSLIQTMGRAARNVNGKVLLFCKKITKSMQEAMDTTNERRKLQEAYNQKHNITPTSVKRHIEESLKNEENLGEIYRKGKKFEKMPANERAKIIKELRKQMLEAAKALEFEKAAALRDEINKLKDL, from the coding sequence ATGTTAGAACTTACAAGTGATTTTAAACCAAGTCCTGATCAAAAACAAGCAATACAAGGTATTGTCAAAAGCATAAAAAAAGGTAATAAATATCAAACCCTGCTTGGCGTAACAGGAAGCGGAAAAACTTTTACTATGGCAAATGTCATAAAAGAACTCAATATGCCAACTCTTATCATGAGCCACAATAAAAGCCTTTGTGCACAACTTTACAGCGAATTTAAAGGATTTTTTTCTAACAATCATGTAGAATATTTTATTTCTTATTATGATTATTATCAGCCTGAAGCTTATATACCACGTACCGATGTTTTTATAGAAAAAGACAGCTCTACAAATGAAGATCTAGAGCGCTTAAGACTTAGTGCAACCGCTTCGCTTTTAAGTTACGAAGATGTGGTTTGCATCGCTAGTGTTTCAGCTAATTATGGGTTGGGAAATCCAAATGAATATATTGGAATGGTATTGATTTTTGAACTGGGCATGCAAATTTCACAAAAAGAACTTTTGAAAAAACTTGTAGATATGGGCTATAAAAGAAATGATAATTTCTTTGATCGTGCAGATTTTCGCGTACAAGGTGATATTATAGATATTTATCCTGCTTATTATGAAGATGAAGTAGTAAGGCTTGAATTTTTCGGTGATGAGCTAGATGCAATGTATCATTATAATGTTTTAGAAAACAAAAAAGGTAAAGATTTAAAACGCTTTATACTTTATCCTACAAGCCAATTTAGCGTAGGAGAAACTAGACTAAAGCAAGCTATTAAAGATATAAAGATAGAACTTAATGAGCGTTTGGCGCAATTTGAACATGAAAACAAGCTTGTAGAATACCAACGCCTTAAACAACGCGTTGAATTTGATCTTGAAATGCTTACAAGTACAGGAATGTGCAAAGGGGTTGAAAACTATGCTAGACATTTAACAGGATTAAAAGAAGGAGATACACCTTATACACTTTTTGATTATTTTGCTATAAAAAATAGAAAATTTCTTGTTATTGTGGATGAAAGTCATGTTTCTTTGCCACAATTTCGCGGTATGTTTGCAGGAGATAGAAGCAGGAAACAAACTTTAGTAGATTATGGTTTTCGTCTTCCATCAGCTCTTGATAATCGCCCTTTAATGTTTGATGAATTTATCCATAAAGATTGTCAGTTTCTTTTTGTTTCAGCTACCCCTGCCCCACTTGAGCTTGAACTTAGTAAAGAAAATATCTTTCATCAAATCATGCGTCCAACAGGATTGCTTGATCCTTTGATAGAACTTAAAGATAGCGATAATCAAGTTGAAATTTTATTTGATGAAGCCAAAAAAGTTATACAAAGAAATGAACGCGTTTTGGTTACTGTGCTGACTAAAAAACTAGCTGAAGAACTTACAAGATATTATTTAGAACTTGGCATTAAAGTAAAATACATGCATTCAGATATTGATGCAATAGAGCGCAATGAAATCATAAGAGGCTTAAGAAGTGGTGCTTTTGATATGTTAATAGGCATAAATTTGCTTAGAGAAGGACTTGATTTACCTGAGGTTTCGCTTATTGCCATTATGGATGCGGATAAGGAAGGTTTTTTAAGAAGCACTACAAGTTTAATTCAAACCATGGGAAGAGCCGCTAGAAATGTCAATGGTAAGGTTTTACTCTTTTGTAAAAAGATTACAAAATCCATGCAAGAAGCTATGGATACCACAAATGAGCGTCGCAAACTTCAAGAAGCTTATAATCAAAAACATAATATTACTCCAACTTCAGTCAAACGACATATTGAAGAAAGTTTAAAAAATGAAGAGAATTTGGGAGAAATTTATCGCAAAGGTAAAAAATTTGAAAAAATGCCTGCTAATGAAAGAGCTAAAATCATAAAAGAACTTCGCAAACAAATGCTTGAAGCTGCTAAAGCGCTCGAATTTGAAAAAGCAGCGGCTTTAAGAGATGAGATCAATAAATTAAAAGATTTATGA